Proteins encoded by one window of Musa acuminata AAA Group cultivar baxijiao chromosome BXJ2-9, Cavendish_Baxijiao_AAA, whole genome shotgun sequence:
- the LOC135622926 gene encoding xyloglucan endotransglucosylase/hydrolase protein 22-like isoform X2, whose protein sequence is MAKLSLIRALFMAAMVVASASANFLSDVDITWGDGRGKMLDNGELLQLTLDRASGSGFQSKQAYLFGRFDMKMKLVPGNSAGTVTTYYLSSQGPAHDEIDFEFLGNTSGEPYVLHTNVFAQGKGDREQQFYLWFYVDGTPVRVFRNSEGAGVAYPKSQAMRVYASLWDADDWATRGGLVKTEWSQAPFVASYRGFVADACVAASGRPSCSASKAGWWDQGLDSGGARKLKWVRDNYMVYDYCRDAKRFPGGFPPECSQPLD, encoded by the exons ATGGCGAAGCTGTCCCTGATTCGTGCCTTGTTCATGGCCGCCATGGTGGTCGCCTCTGCCTCGGCCAACTTCCTGTCGGACGTCGACATAACCTGGGGTGACGGCAGGGGGAAGATGCTGGACAACGGCGAGCTCCTCCAGCTCACCCTCGACCGCGCCTCCGGCTCCGGCTTCCAGTCCAAGCAAGCCTACTTGTTCGGGAGGTTCGACATGAAGATGAAGCTGGTGCCTGGGAACTCCGCCGGCACCGTCACCACCTACTAC TTGTCGTCGCAAGGCCCGGCGCACGACGAGATCGACTTCGAGTTCCTGGGGAACACCAGCGGCGAGCCGTACGTCCTCCACACCAACGTGTTCGCGCAGGGGAAAGGCGACAGGGAGCAGCAGTTCTACCTCTG GTTCTACGTGGACGGGACGCCCGTTAGGGTGTTCAGGAACAGCGAAGGCGCGGGGGTGGCGTACCCGAAGAGCCAGGCCATGCGCGTGTACGCCAGCCTTTGGGACGCCGACGACTGGGCCACCAGGGGCGGGCTGGTGAAGACGGAATGGAGCCAGGCGCCGTTCGTGGCGTCCTACCGGGGCTTCGTCGCCGACGCCTGCGTGGCTGCCAGCGGCCGGCCGTCATGCTCGGCTTCCAAGGCTGGCTGGTGGGACCAGGGCCTGGACTCCGGCGGGGCCCGGAAGCTGAAGTGGGTGAGGGACAACTACATGGTCTACGACTACTGCCGCGACGCCAAGCGCTTCCCCGGGGGCTTTCCTCCCGAGTGCTCGCAGCCCCTCGACTGA
- the LOC135622926 gene encoding xyloglucan endotransglucosylase/hydrolase protein 22-like isoform X1, with protein sequence MAKLSLIRALFMAAMVVASASANFLSDVDITWGDGRGKMLDNGELLQLTLDRASGSGFQSKQAYLFGRFDMKMKLVPGNSAGTVTTYYLSSQGPAHDEIDFEFLGNTSGEPYVLHTNVFAQGKGDREQQFYLWFDPTLAFHTYSVLWNHRRIVFYVDGTPVRVFRNSEGAGVAYPKSQAMRVYASLWDADDWATRGGLVKTEWSQAPFVASYRGFVADACVAASGRPSCSASKAGWWDQGLDSGGARKLKWVRDNYMVYDYCRDAKRFPGGFPPECSQPLD encoded by the exons ATGGCGAAGCTGTCCCTGATTCGTGCCTTGTTCATGGCCGCCATGGTGGTCGCCTCTGCCTCGGCCAACTTCCTGTCGGACGTCGACATAACCTGGGGTGACGGCAGGGGGAAGATGCTGGACAACGGCGAGCTCCTCCAGCTCACCCTCGACCGCGCCTCCGGCTCCGGCTTCCAGTCCAAGCAAGCCTACTTGTTCGGGAGGTTCGACATGAAGATGAAGCTGGTGCCTGGGAACTCCGCCGGCACCGTCACCACCTACTAC TTGTCGTCGCAAGGCCCGGCGCACGACGAGATCGACTTCGAGTTCCTGGGGAACACCAGCGGCGAGCCGTACGTCCTCCACACCAACGTGTTCGCGCAGGGGAAAGGCGACAGGGAGCAGCAGTTCTACCTCTGGTTCGATCCCACGCTGGCTTTCCACACCTACTCCGTCCTGTGGAATCATCGGCGGATAGT GTTCTACGTGGACGGGACGCCCGTTAGGGTGTTCAGGAACAGCGAAGGCGCGGGGGTGGCGTACCCGAAGAGCCAGGCCATGCGCGTGTACGCCAGCCTTTGGGACGCCGACGACTGGGCCACCAGGGGCGGGCTGGTGAAGACGGAATGGAGCCAGGCGCCGTTCGTGGCGTCCTACCGGGGCTTCGTCGCCGACGCCTGCGTGGCTGCCAGCGGCCGGCCGTCATGCTCGGCTTCCAAGGCTGGCTGGTGGGACCAGGGCCTGGACTCCGGCGGGGCCCGGAAGCTGAAGTGGGTGAGGGACAACTACATGGTCTACGACTACTGCCGCGACGCCAAGCGCTTCCCCGGGGGCTTTCCTCCCGAGTGCTCGCAGCCCCTCGACTGA
- the LOC103997616 gene encoding myb-related protein 330: MGHHCCSKQKVKRGLWSPEEDEKLVKYITSHGHSCWSTVPKEAGLQRCGKSCRLRWINYLRPDLKRGTFSEEEERIIIDVHRILGNRWAQIAKHLPGRTDNEVKNIWNSCIKKKLTSQGLDPTTHNLFPSSRPTNGSINSDELHRLHYTRSPTTPFTISPPIRSHDRMKSPMELNPPLETPPHASAIPLHETAPVPNFQYQDDHVLMSFKDHGSHASLDFMNGSSSSSSLDHTNMSSSSFHEPGFIDDCMWDDSTVEPLEALQQAEDLVQAQPTMCRMGVDEASEKGMVMETSYGSATLDLEMMESALLPCGEFCSGGSMEHLQWDC; encoded by the exons ATGGGTCAccactgctgcagcaagcagaagGTGAAGAGAGGCCTGTGGTCTCCTGAGGAAGATGAGAAGCTGGTCAAGTACATCACCTCCCATGGCCATAGCTGCTGGAGCACTGTCCCCAAAGAagcag GGTTACAAAGGTGTGGAAAGAGTTGCAGGCTAAGGTGGATCAACTACTTGAGGCCTGACCTAAAAAGGGGCACCTTctcggaagaagaagaaagaatcatcATAGATGTGCACAGGATCCTAGGCAACAG GTGGGCTCAGATAGCAAAGCATCTCCCTGGGAGGACAGACAACGAGGTCAAGAACATCTGGAACTCATGCATAAAGAAGAAACTGACGTCGCAAGGCTTGGATCCGACGACCCATAACCTATTCCCCTCTTCTCGTCCTACCAACGGCAGCATCAACTCAGACGAGCTTCATCGGCTCCACTATACTCGATCGCCCACCACGCCCTTCACCATCAGCCCCCCCATTAGAAGCCATGACAGAATGAAGAGCCCCATGGAACTGAATCCGCCCCTGGAAACACCACCACATGCTTCTGCCATTCCCTTGCATGAGACAGCACCTGTGCCCAACTTCCAGTACCAAGACGACCATGTCTTGATGAGCTTCAAGGACCACGGCTCGCATGCTTCGCTCGACTTTATGAAcggctcttcttcctcctcttccttagaCCACACGAACATGTCCTCCTCTTCGTTCCATGAACCTGGTTTCATCGATGATTGCATGTGGGATGACAGCACCGTGGAGCCACTGGAAGCGCTGCAGCAAGCTGAAGATCTAGTGCAGGCGCAACCCACGATGTGCAGAATGGGCGTCGATGAGGCGAGCGAGAAGGGGATGGTGATGGAGACCTCCTACGGCAGTGCCACGCTCGATCTTGAGATGATGGAGAGCGCATTGTTGCCTTGTGGAGAGTTTTGCAGCGGGGGCTCAATGGAGCACCTGCAATGGGATTGTTAG
- the LOC103997781 gene encoding pentatricopeptide repeat-containing protein At2g22070-like has product MYSRHGAVRCAHRLLDQMPDRDPVSWNMAISAWFRAGNCRAAQQLFDRMPWPNDVTWSAMIAGYSQSGRARDSLLMFRKMRREAACTLTSCNVVAGVLSACAQSGELSFGAQVHGFAVKISRYTEADAFVGGALVDMYGRCGCIGLARLAFDYMAERTVVAWSSLIANYVRKGDVLVAIDVLREMIQGGTEPNNVTLTTLISACSHIPFLSYGRGLHAAVVRRSSRKPDVFVSTALIGMYSKWGSLSCAQNVFHMVGSHLGFWPTAIWNALITGYVANGSLDGALNTFQYMCRSSNAGSQLNSVTMAIVLPICSRLVLILHGEELHCYAIKHGLEKEIVVGNGLLHFYSKCGNIALARKQFDMMTEKNTISWTTLIDGYGMQGDGRSAIKVFENMVRDATVKPDNITFVALVSACSHSGLVEEGLRYFEVMTREYGIIPTEENYGCLVDLLARSGNIDEAKKFIKKLPVEPTENIWGALLGACRIHQNLDVAELAMQHLRHLEQRGSGFQALLSNLYAEMDRRDGSVKMQQEMVEIGVPKRKGYSWLESKKDSAAIC; this is encoded by the coding sequence ATGTACTCGAGGCACGGCGCTGTCCGATGCGCCCATCGGCTGCTCGACCAAATGCCCGACCGAGACCCCGTCTCCTGGAACATGGCTATATCCGCCTGGTTCCGCGCCGGCAACTGCCGCGCGGCTCAGCAGCTCTTCGACCGTATGCCGTGGCCTAACGACGTCACCTGGTCCGCCATGATCGCCGGGTACTCCCAGAGCGGCCGCGCTCGCGATTCCTTGCTTATGTTCAGGAAAATGAGGAGAGAGGCGGCGTGCACTTTGACTAGTTGTAATGTTGTTGCCGGCGTTCTCTCTGCCTGCGCGCAGTCCGGTGAACTTAGCTTCGGAGCTCAGGTCCATGGTTTTGCGGTCAAGATCAGCAGGTACACTGAAGCCGATGCCTTCGTCGGTGGAGCTTTGGTCGACATGTATGGCAGGTGCGGCTGCATTGGACTTGCTAGGCTTGCATTTGACTACATGGCTGAGAGAACCGTGGTGGCTTGGTCTTCGCTTATCGCAAACTATGTGCGTAAAGGTGATGTTTTGGTGGCTATAGACGTCTTGAGGGAAATGATTCAGGGTGGCACGGAGCCGAACAATGTAACGTTAACCACCTTGATCTCTGCATGCTCCCACATACCTTTTCTCTCCTACGGACGGGGATTGCATGCTGCTGTAGTCAGAAGGAGCTCAAGGAAACCAGACGTGTTTGTGTCAACTGCATTGATCGGCATGTATTCCAAGTGGGGATCCCTGTCCTGTGCTCAGAATGTGTTTCATATGGTTGGAAGTCATTTGGGTTTTTGGCCGACGGCAATATGGAACGCGTTGATCACAGGATATGTGGCAAATGGTAGTCTGGATGGTGCCTTGAATACATTCCAGTACATGTGCCGGTCATCTAATGCAGGATCACAGTTGAACTCTGTGACCATGGCTATTGTTCTTCCTATCTGCAGTAGATTGGTGTTGATACTTCATGGGGAAGAACTCCATTGTTATGCCATAAAACATGGATTGGAAAAAGAGATTGTTGTAGGAAATGGGCTTTTGCACTTTTATAGCAAGTGCGGAAACATTGCTCTCGCAAGGAAACAGTTTGACATGATGACAGAGAAGAACACGATCTCCTGGACTACGCTGATCGATGGCTATGGAATGCAAGGTGATGGACGCAGTGCAATCAAAGTTTTTGAAAATATGGTGAGAGATGCAACTGTGAAGCCAGACAATATCACTTTTGTAGCACTTGTCTCTGCATGTAGTCATTCTGGTCTGGTGGAGGAAGGCCTTAGATACTTTGAAGTGATGACTCGAGAGTATGGCATCATCCCTACAGAAGAAAATTATGGATGCCTGGTAGATCTTCTAGCTCGATCTGGAAACATAgatgaagctaaaaaatttatcaagaaaCTTCCGGTAGAGCCTACCGAAAATATTTGGGGTGCCCTACTTGGTGCTTGCAGAATTCACCAGAATCTTGATGTGGCAGAACTTGCAATGCAGCATCTACGCCATCTTGAGCAACGGGGAAGTGGTTTTCAAGCACTGTTATCTAACCTATATGCTGAGATGGATAGAAGAGATGGTTCTGTCAAGATGCAGCAGGAGATGGTTGAAATTGGCGTGCCAAAGAGGAAAGGTTATAGTTGGTTGGAGAGTAAGAAGGACTCAGCCGCAATATGTTGA